A window of the Dioscorea cayenensis subsp. rotundata cultivar TDr96_F1 chromosome 14, TDr96_F1_v2_PseudoChromosome.rev07_lg8_w22 25.fasta, whole genome shotgun sequence genome harbors these coding sequences:
- the LOC120275660 gene encoding probable leucine-rich repeat receptor-like protein kinase At5g49770 produces the protein MYYYKEGGDIPVPTITPYGSYEDAKNRKHRTQVIAAAGAGAALFVAMALTIVYLCLMHAKRSARRTSAATASSSQHCEETSMRKQRSFTFKELEQATASFNQKNIVGQGGFGTVYKGLLQNGSLVAIKRRFHQPSQHFLQQAMNIGNIQHKHIVKLRGYCQETHQQMLVYDYFPNSNVGFHLYDAEGLPLGKLGIQQRLSIALDAAKGLQFLHALAPPVLHMNFKTSNVLVDESFIAKVADFGLSKFIERRSTTTNWFLDPQLKRGDVFSEKSDVYGFGVFLLELITGYRVTNRNPAWNGLNLIEQARSVSDPSVLCLHDERIKASPVAAKQAWSVMKLAMQCVDAGARRPTMSMVVQELKQIVQCPVISNVALGSHLFKRNA, from the exons ATGTATTATTACAAAGAGGGTGGTGATATTCCTGTGCCAACAATTACACCTTATGGTTCTTATGAGGATGCTAAGAATAGGAAACATAGAACACAAGTTATTGCTGcagctggtgctggtgctgctCTTTTTGTTGCCATGGCACTCACAATTGTTTACTTGTGCTTAATGCATGCAAAAAGATCAGCAAGAAGAACCTCTGCTGCAACTGCTTCATCATCCCAGCACTGTGAGGAAACAAGCATGAGAAAACAGAGATCATTTACATTCAAGGAATTGGAGCAAGCCACAGCCAGTTTCAATCAGAAAAACATTGTTGGCCAAGGTGGTTTTGGCACAGTTTACAAAGGTTTGCTTCAGAATGGATCTCTTGTTGCCATTAAGAgaagatttcatcaaccaagCCAGCATTTTCTTCAGCAAGCAATGAACATTGGCAACATCCAGCACAAACACATTGTTAAACTTAGAGGCTACTGCCAAGAAACTCATCAGCAAATGCTAGTTTATGACTACTTCCCCAACAGCAATGTTGGATTCCATCTGTATG ATGCTGAAGGTTTACCTCTTGGAAAGCTTGGCATACAGCAAAGATTATCAATAGCTCTGGATGCAGCCAAAG GGTTGCAGTTTTTACATGCGCTGGCACCACCTGTCTTGCACATGAACTTCAAAACAAGCAATGTTCTGGTGGATGAAAGCTTTATTGCAAAGGTGGCAGACTTTGGTCTGTCCAAATTCATTGAAAGGAGATCAACAACCACTAATTGGTTTCTTGACCCACA GTTGAAGAGGGGTGATGTGTTTTCAGAGAAAAGTGATGTATATGGGTTTGGTGTCTTCTTGTTAGAGCTCATAACAGGATATAGAGTAACAAACAGGAATCCTGCATGGAATGGGTTGAATCTGATAGAACAG GCAAGGAGCGTAAGTGACCCCAGTGTTTTATGTCTCCATGATGAGAGAATTAAGGCTAGTCCAGTTGCTGCCAAACAGGCATGGTCAGTGATGAAACTGGCGATGCAATGTGTGGATGCCGGTGCAAGAAGACCGACAATGTCCATGGTGGTTCAAGAGCTCAAGCAGATTGTGCAATGCCCGGTGATCAGCAATGTGGCTCTAGGCAGTCACCTGTTCAAGCGAAATGCATGA
- the LOC120275820 gene encoding aquaporin PIP2-1, whose protein sequence is MAKDVEGEFTAKDYTDPPPAPLIDVEELGKWSFYRAVIAEFIATLLFLYITVATVIGYKHMSDTNLGNPDAACSGVGILGIAWAFGGMIFILVYCTAGISGGHINPAVTFGLFLARKVSLVRALLYMIAQCLGAICGVGLVKAFQKAFYVHYGGGANTLASGYSRGTGLGAEIIGTFVLVYTVFSATDPKRNARDSHVPVLAPLPIGFAVFMVHLATIPITGTGINPARSFGAAVIYNKDKAWDDQWIFWVGPFIGAAIAAIYYQFVLRAGAVKALGSFRSNA, encoded by the exons atGGCGAAGGATGTGGAAGGTGAGTTTACAGCGAAGGACTACACTGACCCACCGCCGGCGCCGTTGATCGACGTGGAGGAGTTGGGTAAATGGTCATTTTACAGAGCTGTTATAGCTGAGTTCATAGCAACGTTACTGTTTTTGTACATAACTGTGGCGACGGTGATCGGTTACAAGCATATGTCCGATACCAACCTCGGCAACCCTGACGCCGCCTGCAGCGGTGTCGGTATCCTCGGCATCGCATGGGCTTTTGGTGGCATGATCTTCATCCTTGTTTACTGCACTGCCGGCATCTCCG GAGGGCATATAAACCCGGCAGTGACGTTCGGGTTGTTTCTAGCTCGGAAGGTGTCACTGGTACGAGCGTTGTTGTACATGATTGCTCAGTGTTTGGGTGCTATTTGTGGTGTTGGTCTTGTTAAAGCATTCCAAAAGGCCTTTTACGTCCATTACGGCGGCGGTGCCAACACGCTCGCCTCAGGCTACTCTCGTGGCACCGGCCTCGGCGCTGAAATCATCGGCACTTTTGTTCTTGTGTACACTGTCTTCTCCGCCACTGACCCTAAACGCAACGCTCGTGACTCTCATGTCCCt GTTTTGGCTCCTCTACCAATTGGATTTGCAGTTTTTATGGTCCACCTTGCTACCATTCCCATCACTGGCACTGGCATCAACCCTGCCAGAAGCTTTGGTGCTGCTGTCATTTACAACAAAGACAAAGCTTGGGATGATCAG TGGATCTTCTGGGTAGGACCATTCATTGGTGCTGCAATTGCTGCAATATATTATCAGTTTGTTCTCAGAGCTGGTGCAGTGAAGGCTCTTGGCTCATTCAGGAGCAATGCTTGA
- the LOC120276399 gene encoding double-stranded RNA-binding protein 6-like — translation MYKNQLQELAQRSCFNLPSYSCIREGPDHAPRFKAAVNFNGDVFESPAFCTTLRQAEHSAAEVALAALASRGPSQSLAARILDETGVYKNLLQEIAQRVGAPLPSYTTFRSGLGHLPVFTGTVELAGITFTGEPAKSKKQAEKNAAMAAWSSLKQLAREAASSSTEPENNDEQEQITIARVLLKYRLKQKMAMANDPHASPFPKKFPMQQDRRPSFNQPPPATVSKILPLLRPKSAPRTRPPSPATSDNTAFPALFSQPDNHTTRVQKFPAPNAAPYFPVQHFRVPYHAMAQPVTIRTAVPVYSAPPLPPPAKHQLHHIMAPSMRMASPVCVRPVVRVFAAPPPAPPAAIPAVSVPVQERPLHSTSSSGPVVKTEEKADAILDEPQESMVLESLNDLKI, via the exons ATGTATAAGAACCAATTGCAGGAGCTGGCGCAGCGGAGCTGCTTCAACTTGCCGTCCTATTCGTGTATCAGAGAAGGCCCTGATCACGCACCGAGGTTTAAAGCGGCGGTGAACTTCAACGGCGATGTGTTCGAGAGCCCCGCCTTCTGCACGACGCTTCGCCAGGCGGAGCACTCCGCGGCTGAGGTCGCCCTCGCCGCTCTCGCCTCCCGAGGCCCCTCCCAATCCCTCGCCGCTCGCATCCTG GATGAAACCGGTGTCTATAAGAACCTTTTACAGGAAATTGCTCAGAGAGTTGGAGCACCATTACCATCATACACTACCTTTAGGTCCGGCCTGGGGCACCTACCAGTGTTTACAGGCACTGTGGAGCTGGCAGGAATCACATTTACGGGGGAGCCAGCTAAGAGTAAGAAGCAAGCAGAGAAGAATGCTGCCATGGCGGCTTGGTCCTCTTTGAAACAAT TGGCACGAGAAGCGGCAAGCTCATCAACAGAGCCAGAGAACAATGATGAGCAAGAACAGATCACCATAGCCCGAGTTTTACTGAAGTACCGCCTCAAGCAAAAGATGGCGATGGCCAATGATCCCCATGCCTCACCATTTCCAAAGAAATTTCCAATGCAGCAAGATAGAAGGCCTTCTTTTAACCAGCCACCTCCAGCAACTGTATCCAAGATCCTACCCCTACTTCGGCCAAAATCTGCTCCAAGAACTAGGCCTCCGTCTCCAGCAACATCTGATAACACTGCCTTTCCCGCTTTGTTTTCACAACCAGATAATCATACTACTCGAGTCCAGAAGTTCCCTGCACCTAATGCAGCTCCTTACTTCCCTGTCCAGCACTTCAGAGTACCATACCATGCCATGGCACAACCAGTGACGATAAGAACGGCAGTTCCAGTTTACTCAGCTCCACCCCTCCCACCTCCAGCCAAACATCAGCTTCATCATATTATGGCCCCATCAATGAGAATGGCATCGCCTGTTTGTGTAAGACCCGTGGTGCGGGTTTTTGCTGCTCCCCCTCCAGCTCCTCCAGCCGCAATTCCAGCTGTCTCTGTTCCAGTACAAGAGAGGCCTCTGCATTCTACCTCCTCATCAGGACCAGTAGTGAAGACAGAGGAGAAGGCGGATGCTATACTCGATGAACCACAAGAATCCATGGTGTTGGAGAGCTTGAATGATCTCAAAATATGA